One window of the Populus trichocarpa isolate Nisqually-1 chromosome 9, P.trichocarpa_v4.1, whole genome shotgun sequence genome contains the following:
- the LOC7481469 gene encoding probable magnesium transporter NIPA3: MGFSEDNLKGFILALMSSLFIGASFIIKKKGLRRAAAASGVRAGIGGFSYLLEPLWWLGMITMIIGEVANFVAYAFAPAVLVTPLGALSIIVSAVLAQFILNEKLHQLGILGCVMCIAGSVVIVIHAPQEHPITSVQEICSMATQPAFLLYVASVIVLVFILIFHFAPQCGHSNVLVFTGICSLMGSLSVMSVKALGTALKLTFEGNNQLLYPETWFFVFIVATCVITQMNYLNKALDTFNTAVVSPIYYVMFTSLTILASVIMFKDWDGQSVGNIISEICGFIVVLSGTILLHTTKDFERSSSFRGSYASLSPALSARLCSGNGEFMKHDEENQLPAEAVCLQRQEMH; this comes from the exons ATGGGTTTCTCCGAAGACAATCTAAAAGGGTTCATTCTGGCTTTGATGTCAAGTCTATTTATTGGTGCCagtttcattataaaaaagaaaggcctTAGAAGAGCTGCAGCAGCTTCTGGTGTCAGGGCTG GTATTGGTGGGTTCTCATATCTCTTAGAGCCACTATGGTGGTTGGGCATGATCACGA TGATTATTGGAGAGGTTGCAAACTTTGTTGCGTACGCATTTGCTCCAGCAGTTCTCGTTACCCCTCTTGGTGCATTGAGTATCATTGTCAG CGCTGTGTTGGCGCAGTTTATCTTGAATGAGAAGCTGCACCAGCTAGGGATCTTGGGTTGTGTGATGTGCATTGCTGGTTCTGTTGTAATCGTAATCCATGCACCACAGGAGCACCCTATAACGTCTGTTCAGGAGATATGTAGTATGGCAACTCAACCAG CTTTTTTGCTTTACGTGGCCTCAGTGATTGTGTTGGTTTTCATTCTGATCTTCCATTTTGCTCCACAATGCGGGCACTCGAATGTGTTAGTGTTCACCGGCATCTGTTCATTGATGGGTTCACTTTCG GTGATGAGTGTTAAGGCCCTTGGAACTGCACTTAAATTAACATTTGAAGGAAACAACCAATTGCTCTACCCAGAGACATGGTTCTTTGTGTTTATTGTGGCCACATGTGTCATCACGCAAATGAATTATCTAAACAAG GCGCTTGATACATTCAATACTGCAGTTGTATCCCCCATTTATTATGTCATGTTCACGTCACTTACGATTCTTGCCAGTGTAATCATGTTCAAG GATTGGGATGGCCAGAGTGTGGGAAACATTATATCAGAAATATGTGGCTTCATTGTTGTTCTCTCAGGGACCATCCTACTACACACAACCAAAGACTTCGAAAGAAGTTCATCCTTTAGAG GCAGCTATGCATCTTTATCCCCTGCATTATCTGCCCGACTCTGCAGTGGAAATGGAGAATTTATGAAGCATGACGAGGAAAACCAGTTGCCTGCTGAAGCCGTTTGCTTACAGAGACAAGAAATGCACTAG